The Vitis vinifera cultivar Pinot Noir 40024 chromosome 18, ASM3070453v1 region ACCATGTTAAAGTATAAATGTTTTGAGGAGAAGACAAAATTAATTCTTGCATAAATTTATGTATGAACTTAAGGAAAGATGTGgcataatatcatttttgtttcaACCATAGGTTTTAGAACCTAGGATTTAGGTATTTattaaaatagatataaaataaatatattaaattatataaaaaaaaattatattacattatgCTATAGTGATAAATTGATTATAGAAAGAAAGGTCTACTTGCACTaccatttttattatcattttcaccacattaataaattttagattaggCTCCAACTTGGACAAATTGGTCCAActtaaattgaatcaaatccaatttttcaataaacTTAGCCAATCATTATTTAGTATATGAATTAGGCTCatctagatttttattttatttttttagtataaactTAATTCAAGTTGGATTTAAGTCAATGCTCAAACAATTTGAGCATAACTTCaacctaatttaatatttttatactatttataaactatattatttattttatacgatatttatattatttaaagaaaaaaatcaaattatatttataatatttcatttaatatacAATTTTATTCTCTACTCAAATTTAACTTGCTAACCTAGTCTTTTACTGTTGACTTGATCAATTTGAGCTtaatataagtttagaaaaataagattaaattatTCTTGGATTAACCatgttaaattaaatattatattgatttaGTTCAAATTGATCTATCACCTTCTTGTAGACAAATATTTCCAAAAGTACTGTACGCTTGAAAGAATGATGAAGTGGGACTGAATGGAGATGGGGCAACGTGAAGGCAACGTGGTAGAAAAGGATTGTTGAACTAGGGTTTACACAGTTGAAAAGTGTTGTTGAAAGTGAAATCCACACGGCTAAAGAAAAGGTCATTCAAGATGGGTTACACCTATAGGAATGGCAATGGGGAGGGTTTGGGACGGATCATTCCCATCCCATTCCCGCACCCGATTATACAGTTATTTCCCATCCTCAGCACAAACCCGTGTCGGGGCAGGTCGATTGGTTCCCATCCCTATtaacaaaagaattaataaCCCCATCCCCGCCCCATCCCGAATGTCCATTGAGTTTTAACCCTAATTGGCGATGAGCAAATCTCATACCCAAATGTACTTTCCTTTCACTGATTATGATAATATACCAAATATGaacaaataatatcaaagtTGAAATTAACACCACAACAATTGATAATTTTAAGCCCATAGTTAGCTTAAACGATTTATTCCATTCTAATACATGCATGCGATTATTCTGTGATTGTTTGCTAACATTTGTTTTCCTTGAAGTAAACCGGTTCATCACTCAGGTATATTCTTTGCCTCTCTTATTCatttagttattttgttttgaatgaTATTCATTTGGTATCCATGCTCGATTAATCAATTGctatgattgcttcattttattggtagagacccgtttttagggacttagaggggtgttatagtctttaccgtaccttcctgataagtaacccgacccccgaactcgatccggtttttcacagaccacctttttcaaaataaagagtcacatttagggttttctttcttatttgttttaccctttaaaaataaaataaaaataagtggtgactccaagtcatttttctaaaaaaaataaaaataaatcatttttcaaataaaaatcgagctcaccatcgagtgAAAGcacatgagccgaaatacggggtccacagtGGAGCATAATTATTATCTTAATGGTGTTCGCCCTCATGCAGATCGAGTCCATGTAGAGACAATAGGTAGATTCCAATCGGATTGACGAGGATTGCACGCGAATTGACGAAATATGTAGAGACAATGTTTGGTATcacattttttacttttcttttgcttttctttcgTTTTCTCATCACTGTGTTTGGCAAATAATGTGGACATTTGGGCCCACCACTATGAATGATTCCTTCTAGTCTTTTGCATTTTGGTGGTATCGTTGGCTGAATTCCTattggaaaaaatatttaactattAAATCACAAGTGTTTGAATGGTTATCAATGGAAGTTTCTTTTAAAGAAATGTCTTTGGAAGATGGGTTTTTAAGGAAatattgtaaataattttttagatttttttaaaatatatatatatatattttttaaagtctaatattcattttaaaatattttttatattaacagtgctttaatttaaaaaatgtgcaTGTCTGAAGTCACGGTTGAAAAGTCAACAATGTATATCTAACTTTTAGGTTCATTGAACTTTAAGTGCACCACTGCCACGTCTGTCTTtgcacctttttattttttattttttttgttttgtattgtTCTGGTTGTGAGGTTGgcaaaatagtttaaaaaaaaaatagttttaaaaattattcgaCGGATGTTTTATAAAGCAAGACTCTGTCTGATCATGACATGAAGTATTCTAAactaattttctatattttaaaaataatttttattttaattattttattttttatatttatataattactttttaaaataaataaaaataattaaaaaaaattatttaaaaataccttattttctattttcaaaacaaaaaattattttatattttataataattatcaaatcattataaaatatgataatttatttgAGAACGCGTGAATGATCATGACATGAAGCAAGACTCTGTCTGATCATGACATGAAGTATTCTAAactaattttctatattttaaaaataatttctatcttaattattttatttttcatatttatataattattttttaaaataaataaaaataattaaaaagaaattattttaaaataccttattttctatttttcaaaacaaaaaattattttatattttataataattatcaaatcattataaaatatgataatttatttgagaatgTGTGAATGAtcatgttaatattttttttgtgactCTTATAAAAGGGagacttttaaaaaatttattccattttctttttacattttaatttatctttttcattttcttctccctccattttattattttacaacacaaatatatttttcattttttttaaggataaaaaaccattttaaaaaataatgataaaaaattatttgaattaccACTAGGTGGCTTATGTTAACAAAGGAATTTGGAACTCAAAGTTCAAACATGCCaagttaaaaaagaattatGTAACCATCCAAAGTTTTAATGACCATGTACGacaacaattttcataatttgatataaaaaaaaaaactcctaaaTCATATAACTATGTACaataatgaatcaaataataatattattattaaataataataaccataatattaaaaaatttaatgtgtCTTATGCCTATATCATTGTTTATGtgaaaatacaattaaattttaataacaatataataataataataataattattattattattatcataagCAATAAAAGTAAGGAtactaattataaaattatgatactaatataattattagaaaGATAATGTTAGTATAAATAttactaataataaattttataacattAGGAATGATAATGATTCCTTCAAGCATTCTGCGGTGTGGTAATCCAAGCCTAGTCTTTTGCAGTTCGGTGGTATTGCAGTAATAGAAACCAATCGTCTGAATTCCTATTGCAAAGCAACAGTCGACACAGATATGGCGGAGGCTCTCCTCTCGGCTTCGCTCCAAGTTCTATTCGAAAGGTTGGCTTCTCCAGAGCTCATAAACTTCATTCGGCGACGGAACCTTAGCGATGAACTCCTCAACGAGTTGAAGAGGAAACTCGTGGTTGTTCTCAATGTGCTCGATGATGCGGAGGTGAAGCAATTTTCAAACCCAAATGTCAAAGAGTGGCTCGTCCATGTCAAGGATGCTGTGTATGATGCGGAAGACCTGTTGGACGAAATCGCTACCGACGCTTTGCGTTGCAAGATGGAAGCTGCTGACTCCCAAATCGGCGGAACTCTTAAGGCGTGTAAATGGAACAAGTTCTCTGCTTGTGTGAAGGCTCCATCTGGCATCAAAAGCATGGAGACCAAGGTCAGGGGCATGATTGCTCTACTGGAAAAAATCGCACTAGAAAAAGTTGGGTTGGGGCTGGCAGAAGGTGGGGGCGAGAAACGGTCACCAAGACCGAGATCACCAATATCCACTTCTTTGGGGGATGAGTCCATTGTAGTCGGCAGGGATGAAATTCAGAAGGAGATGGTGAAGTGGTTGCTTTCTGACAATACAACAGCCGACAAAATGGGGGTGATGTCCATAGTGGGCATGGGCGGCAGCGGCAAGACCACGCTTGCTCGGCTTCTCTATAACGATGAGGGAGTGAAGGAACACTTCGACTTCAAAGCATGGGTCTGTGTTTCCACTGAGTTTCTCCTTATCAAACTCACCAAAACAATTCTTGAGGAAATTTGTTCTCCACCTACTTCCGCTGACGACCTAAATTTGCTTCAGCTTCAACTCAAAGAGAAACTTAGTAACAAGAAATTTCTGCTTGTTCTTGATGACGTCTGGAATTTGAAGTCTCGTGATGAATGCCATATGGAGCTTAGTGAACGTAAAGGTTGGGATAATCTACGACGTCCACTCCTCGCTGCAGCAGGGGGAAGCAAGATTGTTGTGACCAGTCGTAATAAATCTGTTGCAACAACATGGGAGCAGTCTCTACTCATTGTCTTGAGAAATTAAGCTCTGAAGATAGTTGGTCCCTCTTTAAAAAACATGCATTTCAAGATAGAGACTCCAACTCGTTTCTTGAGCTTGAACGCATAGGTAGACAGATTGTGGACAAGTGCCAAGGATTGCCTTTGGCTGTGAAAGCACTCGGCTGTCTCTTGTATTCTAAGGTCAAAAAAAGGGAATGGGAGGATGTGTTGAAAAGTGAAATATGGCATCTGGAGAGTGGCTCCGAAATTCTTCCATCTTTGATATTAAGCTACCATCATCTTTCTTTACCTCTGAAGCATTGTTTTGCTTATTGTTCTCTTTTTCCCCAGGACCACCAATTCTACAAAGAGGAGCTGATTTTATTATGGATGGCAGAAGGTCTTTTACATCCACAACAAAACGAAGGAAGGAGAATGGAAGAGATAGGTGAGTCATATTTTGATGAGCTTCTTGCTAAGTCATTCTTTCAAACATCTATTGGAAGAAAAGGATCATGCTTTGTAATGCATGATCTAATACATGCATTGGCTCAACATGTGTCTGGAGATTTTTGTGCTCGAGTGGAAGATGATGATAAGTTACCAAAAGTACTTGAGAAGGCTCACCACATTTTGTACTTTCGAAGTGATTATAACCGTTTTGTTGCATTTAAGAATTTTGTTCCCTTTAAGAATTTTGAGGCTGTCGCTAAAGCTAAATCTCTTCGAACATTCTTAGAAGTGAAGCCACTAGAATTCTATCCTTCACATACTTTGAGTAAAAGAGTTTTCCAAGATATATTACCAAAAATGTGGTATCTACATGTGTTATCATTATGTgcatataaaataacttatttgcCCAAATCGATAGGCAATTTGAAACATTTGCGTTACTTGAATTTGTCTTCCACAATGATTCAAAAATTACCTGAATCAGTATGTTGTTTATGCAATTTACAAACGATGATACTGAGAAAATGTTCAAGCCTCGTTGAATTACCTTCAAAAATGGAGAAATTGATTAATTTACGTTAT contains the following coding sequences:
- the LOC104877431 gene encoding putative disease resistance RPP13-like protein 1, translated to MAEALLSASLQVLFERLASPELINFIRRRNLSDELLNELKRKLVVVLNVLDDAEVKQFSNPNVKEWLVHVKDAVYDAEDLLDEIATDALRCKMEAADSQIGGTLKACKWNKFSACVKAPSGIKSMETKVRGMIALLEKIALEKVGLGLAEGGGEKRSPRPRSPISTSLGDESIVVGRDEIQKEMVKWLLSDNTTADKMGVMSIVGMGGSGKTTLARLLYNDEGVKEHFDFKAWVCVSTEFLLIKLTKTILEEICSPPTSADDLNLLQLQLKEKLSNKKFLLVLDDVWNLKSRDECHMELSERKGWDNLRRPLLAAAGGSKIVVTSRNKSVATTWEQSLLIVLRN